In one window of Flavobacterium ginsengisoli DNA:
- a CDS encoding TlpA disulfide reductase family protein produces MKSTILKSSFLALALTAFTSCTKKEGYTINGKIAGLDKGTVYLEYADEKGDKKIIDSAEVKEGAFSFAGKTGEPLFHTIKIKGQEYGAYFLLDNEDITIEAKKDSVFKAKVTGATQNGLYKSYYDNEFKKIQAVAGPIYKLSDSLTQGGKVKLTPEQQTMMDKKWKDLGAFADDLTDKFIRKNKDNLGGALVIEDRIVSYGTPEKVKEYYAVLSPEIQKSFYGKKLKASIDLNEKTAVGVAAPEFSQTDINGKVVKLSDYKGKYVLVDFWASWCGPCRKRKS; encoded by the coding sequence ATGAAAAGTACAATCTTAAAATCATCGTTTTTGGCATTGGCGCTTACGGCTTTTACTTCTTGCACAAAGAAAGAAGGATATACAATAAACGGGAAAATTGCCGGATTAGATAAAGGAACTGTTTATCTGGAATACGCCGATGAAAAAGGAGATAAAAAAATCATTGATTCGGCTGAGGTAAAAGAAGGTGCATTTTCTTTTGCAGGAAAAACAGGAGAACCTTTATTTCATACCATTAAAATTAAAGGACAGGAATATGGAGCTTATTTTCTTTTAGATAATGAAGATATTACGATTGAAGCCAAAAAAGATTCTGTTTTTAAAGCCAAAGTAACTGGAGCTACTCAAAACGGACTTTACAAATCGTATTACGATAACGAATTCAAAAAAATACAAGCAGTTGCTGGTCCGATTTACAAATTATCTGATTCACTGACACAAGGCGGAAAAGTAAAACTAACTCCAGAACAGCAAACCATGATGGATAAAAAATGGAAAGATCTTGGCGCTTTCGCGGATGATTTGACAGATAAATTCATCAGAAAAAATAAAGACAATTTAGGTGGAGCATTAGTAATTGAAGACCGAATTGTCTCTTACGGAACTCCAGAAAAAGTAAAAGAATATTATGCAGTTTTATCTCCAGAAATTCAAAAATCATTTTACGGAAAAAAATTAAAAGCATCGATTGATCTTAACGAAAAAACAGCAGTTGGCGTTGCAGCTCCTGAATTTTCTCAAACTGATATTAACGGAAAAGTAGTAAAATTATCAGATTACAAAGGTAAATATGTTCTAGTAGATTTTTGGGCAAGCTGGTGTGGTCCATGCCGAAAAAGAAAATCCTAA
- a CDS encoding TlpA disulfide reductase family protein, whose amino-acid sequence MVRHKRKKQLLLRATSYSIEGNVTGLIDGTAVKLIPGGTHTSELPVAETTLKDGKFTFSGKLNEPRFFYVVFGKNKGNISVMVENAKIKISAAGTVSDKEGEWITFKDVVITGSKSHDFYAKEIVYKDQLDKDYKAYHTKDSDELSKLIGAARRDKNTKAVDSLQNLPVWKKFEADEKAFFTNVEKTTLALIAKHKANWWGPFFMMTSYSYFTPEQKPIYEQFSDVAKKSYYGQILDKDLNPKSLVGTSIANFGLKDKDGKTFNAKDIVTGKKYILVDFWASWCGPCRKEIPNLKTAYAEYSNKGFEILSVSIDKDEKAWQKALGQENMQWHNLLDDDKVSKSFNVKAIPATYLVDGKGVIIGENLRGAELEAKLKELMKS is encoded by the coding sequence ATGGTCAGGCACAAAAGAAAAAAACAGCTTCTCCTGCGAGCAACGTCTTATTCTATTGAAGGAAATGTTACAGGGTTAATCGATGGAACAGCTGTAAAATTAATACCAGGGGGAACACATACTTCTGAACTGCCAGTTGCTGAAACAACGCTTAAAGACGGTAAATTTACTTTTTCAGGAAAATTAAATGAGCCACGTTTTTTCTATGTTGTCTTTGGTAAAAACAAAGGAAATATTTCTGTAATGGTCGAAAATGCAAAAATAAAAATATCGGCAGCTGGTACGGTTTCAGATAAAGAAGGAGAGTGGATAACTTTTAAAGATGTAGTTATTACGGGCTCTAAATCACATGATTTTTATGCAAAAGAAATTGTTTATAAAGATCAGCTTGATAAAGACTATAAAGCGTATCACACCAAAGATTCAGATGAATTGAGCAAATTAATCGGTGCGGCAAGACGCGATAAAAATACAAAAGCGGTAGATTCACTTCAGAATCTTCCAGTTTGGAAAAAATTTGAAGCAGATGAAAAAGCATTTTTTACAAATGTCGAAAAAACAACATTGGCTCTTATTGCGAAACATAAAGCAAATTGGTGGGGACCATTTTTTATGATGACTTCATACAGTTATTTTACTCCAGAACAAAAGCCAATTTACGAGCAATTTTCTGATGTGGCAAAGAAAAGCTACTACGGACAGATTTTAGATAAAGATTTGAATCCGAAATCTTTAGTAGGAACAAGCATTGCCAATTTCGGATTAAAAGATAAAGACGGAAAAACATTTAATGCAAAAGATATCGTAACAGGTAAAAAGTATATTTTGGTAGATTTTTGGGCATCTTGGTGCGGTCCATGCCGAAAAGAAATTCCGAATTTAAAAACAGCTTATGCTGAATATTCAAACAAAGGATTTGAAATTTTAAGCGTTTCAATTGATAAAGATGAAAAAGCTTGGCAAAAAGCTCTTGGACAGGAAAATATGCAATGGCACAATCTTCTAGACGACGATAAAGTGAGTAAATCATTTAACGTAAAAGCAATTCCAGCAACCTATTTAGTAGACGGTAAAGGTGTAATTATCGGAGAAAATTTGAGAGGTGCAGAATTAGAAGCTAAGTTGAAAGAACTTATGAAATCGTAA
- a CDS encoding RagB/SusD family nutrient uptake outer membrane protein: MYNANYMWDENANRIELKPSDEGTYYGGYQGISTFNLIIENALTATKATEQEQRVVWAQAKLLRAMNYFNLVNFYADTYVASIASTKLSVPLITSANINAPSKQVTIQELYDFILNDIKDALPYLPKVSQTALHPNLGAGYAFNARVNLQMNNYTEALKNADLALAENNKLYDWIGYYNANKAVIDVPNSYTTTPSPMGFNYVENYTFRHGSSSNLGAEFDIPVERAQRFETGDARFISRWKIRTVGAETSYRRTLTGAFNFGGITTVEVYLIKAECLARAGQIADALTVLNTVRKTRILPASYQDISTTDKTTALNAIYRTKNNELIMTLIPYADARRLNAEGVYKVSFTKVVGGKTYTLSSDSHLWTSPFPQGAINNPGNGTITQNVDK, from the coding sequence TTGTATAATGCAAACTATATGTGGGATGAAAATGCAAATCGTATCGAATTGAAACCATCAGATGAAGGAACTTACTATGGAGGCTATCAAGGAATTTCGACTTTTAATTTAATAATCGAAAATGCTTTAACAGCAACAAAAGCAACAGAACAGGAGCAAAGAGTTGTTTGGGCTCAAGCAAAATTGTTGCGTGCCATGAATTATTTTAATCTGGTAAATTTTTACGCAGATACGTATGTGGCTTCAATAGCATCGACAAAATTATCAGTTCCGTTAATTACGAGTGCTAATATTAATGCGCCAAGCAAACAGGTAACCATTCAGGAATTATATGATTTTATTTTAAATGATATTAAAGATGCGCTGCCTTATCTGCCAAAAGTTTCTCAGACGGCGCTGCACCCAAATTTAGGCGCTGGTTATGCTTTCAATGCAAGAGTAAATCTGCAGATGAATAATTATACAGAAGCTTTAAAAAATGCCGATTTAGCATTAGCAGAAAACAATAAATTATACGATTGGATTGGATATTACAATGCCAATAAAGCAGTGATCGATGTTCCGAATTCGTACACTACAACTCCGTCTCCAATGGGATTCAATTATGTAGAAAATTACACATTTCGTCACGGAAGTTCTTCAAATTTAGGAGCAGAATTTGACATTCCAGTAGAACGTGCACAGCGTTTTGAAACGGGCGATGCAAGATTTATTTCTCGATGGAAAATTAGAACAGTAGGTGCTGAGACTTCATATAGAAGAACTTTGACCGGAGCTTTCAATTTTGGAGGAATCACAACAGTAGAAGTATATTTAATAAAAGCAGAATGTCTAGCACGTGCAGGACAAATTGCAGATGCATTAACCGTTTTAAATACCGTTCGTAAAACACGTATTCTTCCAGCTTCTTATCAAGATATTTCAACTACTGATAAAACAACAGCTCTGAATGCCATTTACAGAACGAAAAACAACGAACTAATCATGACGCTTATTCCATATGCAGACGCACGCCGTTTAAATGCAGAAGGAGTTTACAAAGTTAGTTTCACAAAAGTGGTTGGAGGTAAAACATATACACTTTCTTCAGACTCTCATTTATGGACATCTCCGTTCCCGCAAGGAGCAATAAATAATCCAGGAAACGGAACAATAACGCAAAACGTAGACAAATAA
- a CDS encoding SusC/RagA family TonB-linked outer membrane protein, producing the protein MKKLLNRIRFDKPFLKFDLKMKLTTLFLLTALTVMHAGTTYSQKSKISFNASNMTVAKVIERLEYTTDYRFVYNVRSVDLNRVIDVNAYEASIEVILNKIFNNTSTDFKVSGNHIVLTPRKIAPEKTEEKKPVADFIVKGRVTDAKGMPLVGAAVADNGSGRGVNTDFNGEYQIIAVSGETTLAYSYLGYVRQEIKVEGRSVINVVLKEDVQELEGLVLTTGYQNISAEKITGSFSNLKAKEFQEQRLSSMDKILEGRIVGYQDGKIRGTTTMRGVVYPLYVIDGFPVESTKLTPYATIEENVPNLNLEDIETITVLKDAAAASIYGSRAANGVVVITTKKAKAGKTNISFSSNLTVTPYRNYTGNLTDSADIIGLEKGWAAGNPNLQGANAGTYAQSLLNNAAFTSLGMNTLLNGYAGKISMTEMNSRLNTLGAQGYKYYDDIAKYAKRDQYFMRHNLSLGKATENNTFNASITYKDNQLEDRYSENQSVGINLKNSTQINSWLSLDLGTYLNYGTGDTQSYLASLPGFKFQPYNQLVNNDGTNFVSTAASRYNNFTLQSMQNYGLYNMDITPMDEFGRNLVENKNFLNRTYAKFNVKFSKAFTYNAMFQYEYGSDRAEQLNEKDSYYVRKRVNELVTIVNNKAVYNLPYGDIIKETNQFTNAYNFRQQLNFNQTFNEKHDFSAIAGMEIRHTKLEFSNNTRYGYDSQTLGFAPINQADLLKVYGGVFGGYMIQDDFSLEKEMLNRFVSVYSTGGYTYDGRYTVSGSIRMDRSNLWGTDSKYQNKPTWSAGAGWNIDKESFFKVSWVDALKVRASYGILGNVAKDTAPYLTAYYNSNSNVGGTQGTVRSRPNPELSWEKTTTTNIGLDFSLFKSRLNGSLDLYNKKGEDLLASSQGIPTEGWGYSTYTINNGGMTNKGIEVTLRGTIVKTPSFSWDACYFVC; encoded by the coding sequence ATGAAAAAACTCTTGAACAGAATCAGGTTTGATAAGCCTTTTTTGAAATTTGATTTGAAAATGAAATTGACCACATTATTTCTGCTAACTGCCTTAACAGTAATGCACGCCGGAACCACTTATTCTCAAAAAAGCAAGATTTCTTTTAATGCCAGCAACATGACCGTTGCCAAAGTAATTGAAAGGCTTGAATATACTACAGATTACAGATTTGTTTACAATGTAAGATCTGTAGATTTAAACAGAGTAATCGACGTAAATGCATACGAAGCTTCAATCGAAGTTATATTAAATAAAATTTTTAATAATACAAGTACCGATTTTAAGGTGTCTGGAAACCATATTGTCTTGACGCCTAGAAAAATCGCTCCCGAAAAAACCGAGGAGAAAAAACCTGTTGCAGATTTTATCGTAAAAGGTAGAGTAACAGATGCAAAAGGAATGCCTTTGGTAGGTGCAGCAGTTGCAGATAATGGTTCTGGAAGAGGTGTAAATACCGATTTTAATGGTGAATATCAAATTATTGCAGTAAGCGGCGAAACTACTTTGGCTTATTCTTATTTAGGATATGTAAGACAAGAAATAAAAGTTGAAGGAAGAAGCGTTATCAATGTTGTTTTAAAAGAAGACGTGCAGGAATTAGAAGGTTTGGTTTTAACGACTGGTTACCAAAATATTTCGGCTGAAAAAATAACAGGTTCTTTCTCCAATTTAAAAGCAAAAGAGTTTCAGGAGCAGCGTTTGAGCAGTATGGATAAAATCTTGGAAGGACGTATTGTTGGATATCAGGATGGTAAAATTCGTGGTACAACAACTATGCGAGGTGTCGTTTATCCTTTGTATGTTATTGACGGATTTCCTGTAGAAAGTACAAAACTAACGCCTTATGCCACTATAGAAGAAAATGTGCCGAATCTGAATTTAGAAGATATTGAAACAATTACAGTTTTAAAAGATGCAGCGGCGGCTTCTATTTATGGTTCTCGTGCAGCAAATGGAGTAGTGGTTATTACAACCAAAAAAGCAAAAGCTGGAAAAACAAATATCTCGTTTTCAAGCAATTTAACCGTTACACCTTATAGAAATTATACCGGAAACCTTACCGATTCTGCTGATATTATTGGTTTAGAAAAAGGTTGGGCGGCTGGAAACCCTAATTTACAAGGTGCAAATGCTGGAACTTATGCGCAATCATTATTAAATAATGCTGCATTTACGAGTTTAGGAATGAATACTTTATTAAATGGTTATGCCGGCAAAATTTCTATGACAGAAATGAATAGCCGTTTGAATACTCTTGGCGCACAAGGATATAAGTATTATGATGATATTGCAAAATATGCAAAACGAGATCAGTATTTTATGCGACACAATCTTAGTTTAGGTAAAGCTACAGAAAATAATACTTTTAATGCATCGATTACTTACAAAGACAATCAGCTTGAAGATCGATATTCTGAAAACCAGTCAGTAGGAATCAATTTGAAAAACTCTACTCAAATTAACAGCTGGCTATCTTTAGATTTAGGAACTTATTTAAACTACGGAACTGGCGATACGCAAAGTTATCTTGCATCATTGCCTGGGTTTAAATTTCAGCCGTACAATCAACTGGTAAATAACGACGGAACTAATTTTGTTTCGACTGCTGCATCTCGCTACAATAATTTTACGCTTCAGTCTATGCAGAATTACGGATTGTATAATATGGATATTACGCCAATGGATGAATTTGGAAGAAATCTGGTTGAAAATAAAAACTTCCTAAACAGAACGTACGCAAAGTTTAACGTTAAATTCAGCAAAGCCTTTACATACAATGCAATGTTCCAATACGAATATGGTTCAGATCGTGCAGAACAGCTTAATGAAAAGGATTCTTATTACGTAAGAAAGAGAGTAAACGAATTGGTTACTATTGTAAACAATAAAGCGGTTTACAATCTTCCTTATGGCGATATTATAAAAGAAACCAATCAGTTTACAAACGCTTATAATTTCCGTCAGCAGTTAAATTTCAATCAGACTTTTAATGAAAAACATGATTTTTCTGCCATTGCAGGTATGGAAATTCGTCATACAAAATTAGAATTTAGCAATAATACACGTTATGGTTATGACTCGCAGACTTTAGGTTTTGCTCCAATAAATCAGGCAGATTTGCTTAAAGTATACGGAGGAGTTTTTGGAGGCTACATGATTCAAGACGATTTTTCATTAGAAAAAGAAATGCTAAACCGTTTTGTATCTGTTTACTCTACAGGCGGATATACGTATGACGGAAGATACACCGTTTCTGGAAGTATACGTATGGATCGTTCTAATCTTTGGGGAACAGACAGTAAATATCAAAATAAACCAACTTGGTCTGCAGGTGCGGGATGGAATATTGATAAAGAATCTTTCTTTAAAGTTTCGTGGGTAGATGCGCTTAAAGTACGTGCTTCTTATGGTATTTTAGGAAATGTTGCTAAAGATACAGCGCCTTATTTAACAGCGTATTACAACTCTAATTCAAATGTTGGAGGAACTCAAGGAACTGTGAGATCGAGACCAAATCCAGAATTATCTTGGGAAAAAACAACAACAACCAACATTGGTTTGGATTTTTCATTATTCAAAAGCAGATTAAACGGAAGCTTAGACCTTTATAACAAAAAAGGAGAAGATTTATTAGCAAGCAGCCAAGGAATTCCAACAGAAGGATGGGGCTATTCTACTTATACCATCAACAACGGAGGAATGACAAATAAAGGAATCGAGGTAACTTTGAGAGGAACAATCGTAAAAACACCTTCATTCTCATGGGATGCTTGCTATTTTGTATGCTAA
- a CDS encoding FecR family protein, which produces MTVKKSERLIVKFITNQASQEEIEQLTEWLKEEENQIVFKDFVQTNYAIDTALNTFDSTEVRKQLSERINKENNVFYKRRFPSYYKYATVLIVALGGFYFYKNSSSEQVKQNVIVPRVDEIVLQFGNGASENIDTSEEKNVTDKDGNIIGKQEKNKLVYNKAFANGELVYNTLKIPYGKKFDVQLSDGTLVHLNSGTSFKYPVQFVKNKNRQVYLTGEAYFEVSKDKSHPFTVNAQEVNVEVLGTKFNVDSYSNNSSTNVVLVEGKVSLYKDQKTSQNQVYLTPGYKGSTQKGQNGINIEQVNTDYYTDWVKGSLVFKNASFDDIIKKLERQYNVTFINKNKTLGREIFNARFDNEPIEVVLKYFSDSYAIDYNIDQDKITIK; this is translated from the coding sequence ATGACAGTAAAAAAGTCAGAGAGACTAATTGTTAAATTTATCACAAATCAAGCTTCTCAAGAAGAGATTGAGCAGCTCACAGAGTGGTTAAAAGAAGAAGAGAATCAAATTGTATTTAAGGATTTTGTGCAAACCAATTATGCAATTGATACTGCTTTGAACACTTTTGATTCGACTGAAGTTAGAAAACAGCTTTCGGAACGAATCAATAAGGAAAATAATGTTTTTTATAAACGAAGATTTCCATCATATTATAAATATGCGACGGTTTTAATTGTGGCTTTGGGAGGATTTTATTTTTATAAAAATTCTAGCTCAGAACAAGTTAAACAAAATGTTATTGTACCGAGAGTTGACGAAATTGTTTTACAATTTGGTAACGGAGCATCTGAAAACATTGATACTTCAGAAGAAAAAAATGTTACGGATAAAGATGGAAATATTATTGGAAAACAAGAGAAAAACAAACTGGTTTATAATAAAGCTTTCGCTAATGGAGAGTTGGTTTACAACACTCTGAAAATCCCGTACGGAAAAAAATTCGATGTACAATTATCAGACGGAACTTTGGTGCATTTAAATTCAGGAACCTCATTTAAATATCCAGTTCAATTTGTCAAAAATAAAAACAGACAAGTGTATTTAACCGGCGAAGCGTATTTTGAAGTTAGCAAAGACAAAAGCCATCCGTTTACGGTAAATGCACAAGAAGTCAATGTTGAGGTTTTAGGAACTAAGTTCAATGTAGACTCATATAGCAATAATAGCAGTACAAATGTTGTATTGGTCGAAGGCAAAGTTTCACTTTATAAAGATCAAAAAACAAGTCAAAATCAGGTTTATTTAACGCCAGGTTATAAAGGATCAACTCAAAAAGGACAAAACGGAATAAATATCGAACAGGTTAATACAGATTATTATACTGATTGGGTAAAAGGGAGTCTGGTTTTTAAAAATGCATCTTTTGATGATATTATCAAAAAGTTAGAACGTCAATATAATGTGACTTTCATCAATAAAAATAAAACACTCGGAAGAGAAATTTTCAATGCCCGTTTTGATAATGAGCCAATTGAAGTGGTCTTGAAATATTTCAGCGACAGTTATGCGATTGATTACAACATTGACCAAGACAAAATAACGATTAAATAG
- a CDS encoding RNA polymerase sigma factor — MKMDDYSDNTILIESLQNGDESAYTYLIDTYHHKLCVYANSLVKNVYSAEDIVQNVFIKVWEQRTRLKVDHSLKSFLYKLVYNEFIDLYRKNQSLFSLEKSYYDALNGIVQEEDSESFQRVLNAVNKEIQNLPPKCKEVFILSKKEGLTNIEIAEHLDVSIKTVEAQITKAFSILRTSLEEKVKSVLFLLFSAKKKFRLNNLI; from the coding sequence ATGAAGATGGATGATTACAGCGATAATACTATTCTAATTGAGTCTCTACAAAATGGAGATGAAAGCGCTTACACGTATCTTATCGACACTTATCATCATAAACTTTGTGTATATGCTAACAGCTTGGTTAAGAATGTTTACAGCGCAGAAGATATTGTGCAAAATGTTTTTATTAAAGTTTGGGAACAGCGTACAAGATTAAAAGTAGACCATTCTTTAAAAAGCTTTCTTTATAAACTGGTTTATAATGAGTTTATCGATTTATACCGAAAAAACCAGTCTTTATTTTCTTTAGAAAAATCGTATTATGATGCCTTAAACGGAATTGTTCAAGAAGAAGATTCGGAATCTTTTCAAAGAGTTTTGAATGCTGTGAATAAAGAAATTCAAAACTTACCGCCAAAATGTAAAGAAGTTTTTATTTTAAGCAAAAAAGAAGGTTTGACCAATATAGAAATTGCAGAACATTTGGATGTTTCCATCAAAACGGTTGAAGCGCAGATTACCAAAGCATTCTCAATTCTGCGTACTTCTTTAGAAGAAAAAGTAAAAAGTGTTTTGTTTCTTCTATTTTCTGCTAAAAAAAAATTCAGACTAAATAATTTAATCTGA
- a CDS encoding MBL fold metallo-hydrolase, with product MEIIALQEGNYVANSKKEFKLLSDESNDPGLKMAIQPFVVITDNDVILLDFGLGFVNNGIPFIYEILRKNNIEPQQITKVLVSHLHKDHIEGIGYFENGNLIQNFPNATIYIQKREIDFALEQINNPSYVPEILNQLEKLPNVELLNADSGQITDEIFYEVSAGHTQFHQVFWIKADDEIVFYGADDLPQKIYWSMHVAYKTDFDGKRARESRKKWEQQAKDENWKVLFYHDMKEPILEFIEEKMKYVS from the coding sequence ATGGAAATTATAGCATTACAAGAAGGAAATTATGTTGCCAATTCTAAAAAAGAATTTAAACTTTTGTCAGACGAATCAAACGATCCAGGTTTAAAAATGGCCATTCAGCCTTTTGTTGTTATCACCGATAATGATGTTATTTTATTAGATTTCGGATTAGGATTTGTAAATAATGGCATTCCTTTTATTTATGAAATTTTACGAAAAAACAATATCGAACCTCAACAGATAACAAAAGTTTTGGTTTCGCATTTGCATAAAGATCATATTGAAGGAATTGGTTATTTTGAAAACGGAAATCTGATTCAAAATTTTCCAAATGCAACGATTTATATTCAAAAACGCGAAATAGATTTTGCTTTAGAACAAATCAATAATCCGTCTTACGTTCCTGAAATATTGAATCAGCTCGAAAAACTTCCAAATGTGGAATTATTAAATGCTGACAGCGGACAAATTACCGACGAAATTTTCTATGAAGTTTCGGCTGGGCATACCCAATTTCATCAAGTTTTTTGGATCAAAGCCGATGACGAAATTGTTTTTTATGGAGCCGACGATTTACCGCAAAAAATATATTGGTCAATGCATGTTGCCTATAAAACTGATTTTGACGGAAAACGCGCTAGAGAATCTCGTAAAAAATGGGAACAGCAAGCAAAAGATGAAAACTGGAAAGTGCTTTTTTATCACGATATGAAAGAGCCAATTCTAGAATTTATCGAAGAAAAAATGAAATACGTATCCTAA
- a CDS encoding LysR substrate-binding domain-containing protein encodes MTKFLRISIFVKPYFSIKSIDKTDLEMELRQLKYFLKAKELLNFTEAASALFISQSTLSQQIKQLEDELQVPLFNRIGKRITLTEAGDLFAVYAQQSVNKASDGLELLKDLNKLETGKVAIGVTYALRHVVTKALILFSSEYPKIQFEIIFGTSQELIQKLNHFQLDVILTFEEIASEAHFKYLELFTSPMALVTASETPLTYKKSISLDEVSSLPLALPSSGFSTTQFINKAFEKSSLHPKVTIEINDIPTLLELIKTGKWHTILTKTTIEDEKDLYAIPIQGKNMTRTAMLISLKEVYEKKAVTAFLKMLVENLK; translated from the coding sequence ATGACAAAGTTCTTAAGAATTTCTATATTTGTAAAACCTTATTTTTCGATAAAATCAATCGATAAAACCGATTTAGAAATGGAACTTCGTCAGCTTAAATATTTTCTGAAAGCAAAAGAATTACTGAATTTTACTGAAGCTGCTTCGGCACTTTTCATCAGTCAAAGTACATTATCGCAACAAATAAAACAGTTGGAAGATGAATTGCAGGTTCCTCTTTTTAACCGAATCGGAAAGCGAATAACTTTGACAGAAGCTGGAGATTTGTTTGCCGTTTACGCACAACAATCGGTCAATAAAGCTTCTGACGGATTGGAATTATTAAAAGATTTAAATAAACTCGAAACTGGAAAAGTGGCAATTGGCGTAACGTATGCGCTACGTCATGTGGTTACAAAAGCACTGATTTTATTTAGTTCTGAATATCCAAAAATACAATTCGAAATTATCTTTGGAACTTCGCAAGAACTCATTCAAAAACTAAATCATTTTCAGCTTGATGTTATTCTGACTTTTGAAGAAATTGCTTCTGAAGCACATTTTAAATATCTGGAATTGTTTACATCGCCAATGGCTTTGGTTACAGCATCAGAGACGCCTTTGACCTATAAAAAAAGTATTTCTCTAGATGAGGTAAGTTCCTTGCCGCTTGCGCTTCCGTCGAGTGGTTTCAGTACCACACAATTTATCAATAAAGCTTTTGAAAAAAGTAGTTTACACCCAAAAGTTACGATTGAAATAAATGATATTCCCACTTTGCTCGAACTGATTAAAACGGGAAAATGGCATACTATTTTGACCAAAACCACTATTGAAGACGAGAAAGATTTGTACGCAATTCCTATACAAGGCAAAAATATGACACGAACTGCGATGCTTATTTCTTTGAAAGAAGTATATGAGAAAAAAGCGGTGACGGCGTTTTTGAAAATGCTAGTAGAAAATTTGAAATAA
- a CDS encoding sialate O-acetylesterase: MLAILKEGKNEITVRIINNSGKGGFVTDKPYKLIVGDKTIDLKGTWKYKLGSKMEPLPGQTFVRWKPVGLYNAMIAPLKNYPIKGVLWYQGEANTKKSLEYGALMETLIENWRTQLKQEKLPFLLVQLPNFMESKTEPTESSWATLRQQQLNTLKVPNTGLAITIDLGEWNDIHPLDKYDVGKRLSLQARKLVYGEKNLTASGPIFQSMKQNGNKLILSFSDIGTGFMIKKGNDLKEFAISGTDGKFVWAKAIFEGDKIVVWNDSVANPVKVRYAWADNPSEANLYNKEDLPASPFEAELK, from the coding sequence ATGCTCGCTATTTTAAAAGAAGGAAAAAATGAAATTACAGTTCGAATCATCAATAATTCAGGAAAAGGAGGTTTTGTAACCGATAAACCATATAAGCTAATTGTTGGAGATAAAACTATTGATTTAAAGGGAACTTGGAAATACAAATTAGGCTCAAAAATGGAACCGCTTCCTGGACAGACTTTCGTTCGCTGGAAACCTGTTGGGCTTTACAATGCGATGATTGCACCTTTGAAAAATTACCCAATAAAAGGCGTTTTATGGTATCAAGGAGAAGCTAATACCAAAAAGTCTTTGGAATATGGAGCTTTAATGGAAACCTTAATTGAAAATTGGCGTACGCAATTGAAACAGGAAAAATTGCCATTTTTATTGGTGCAGCTTCCAAATTTTATGGAGTCAAAAACAGAACCAACAGAAAGCAGTTGGGCTACCTTAAGACAACAGCAATTAAATACGCTAAAAGTTCCAAATACAGGATTGGCCATAACAATAGATTTAGGCGAATGGAACGATATTCATCCTTTAGACAAATATGATGTTGGAAAAAGATTGTCATTGCAAGCTAGAAAATTGGTTTATGGAGAAAAAAACTTAACTGCCTCAGGTCCGATTTTTCAATCTATGAAGCAAAATGGGAATAAACTGATTTTAAGCTTCTCAGATATTGGAACAGGTTTTATGATTAAAAAAGGAAACGATTTAAAAGAATTTGCCATTTCAGGAACAGACGGAAAGTTTGTTTGGGCAAAAGCAATTTTCGAAGGTGATAAAATCGTAGTTTGGAATGACTCGGTTGCAAATCCTGTAAAAGTTCGTTATGCTTGGGCAGATAATCCTTCTGAAGCTAATTTATACAATAAAGAAGACTTGCCAGCTTCGCCTTTTGAAGCAGAGTTGAAATAA